CAGGCGGTAATATGCCGGATCAGATTAGCTTTCGTGCCGCGAATATCGAATTGTTCAATCGCTGGGCGAAGCAGCAAGCTTTTCTACCCCTTAATGAGTACATTCAGGAATTTGATTATTTGAAGGAAATTCCTGATGAACTTTGGCTGCCATTTACGGTGGGTGGCAAAATCTATGGTATTCCGACATGGTCTCCAGTGGAGTCTCAGTCATTCATAGTACGTAAAGACTGGTTAGATCATTTGGGTCTGCCCGTACCTACAAGCTATGAAGAGCTTAAACAAGTAGCTATTGCATTTACGAAGAATGACCCTGATGGCAACTCGAAGAACGATACTTATGGTTTAGCTATTGGGCAAGATATAAACCCTTCATACGCGATGGGACCCTATTGGCAGAACGATACTTGGTATCACAAGGATGCGGATGGCAACTTTATCCCTGGTATGATCTCAGAGGGCCGTAAAGAACTGATTCAATTCTTCGCCGATCTGTACAAAGAGAAAGCACTTACCAGTGATTTTGCTGTTGTGAACTGGGCAGATACGAATAATGAATTCTATTCCAGTAAGGCGGGCGTGTTCCTGATTGCCGTACGCGGAATGTCTCAGGATTACATGGATGCATTGCAAAAAATTGATCCTTCCGCAGAATTCGTCGTTCTTGAGCCATTTGAGGCTACTGACGGTTCCAAGGGCTTAACAGCGGGTCCTGGTTACTCTAGATTTCTAGCGCTAAATGCTAAACTGGCTGACGATCCAGATAAAGTGCGCAAGATGCTTGAGATCCACGGATTCTCACGTCAATATTACCCAACATCTACAACTACTTCAGCTAATGAAGATTTCGATTGGTACTACGGTAACGAGGGTGTTGGCTACAAATTGGACGAGAATAATGTCCGTGTACCTCTTACTGAACCAGGCAGCGGTACAGAGCCATTCTTGTACTTTATAGATAGCACAGCATGGGTAGGTGCTGAAGATGACGCCGAATTCCCGCTTGCTTACACGAATTCGAAATTAAGAGAAGCTACACAGCAATTAGTAGATATCAATAAGTCATATAAGTTGTATTATCCACCGAGCGTAGGCATCATTTCTGCTGCTGAGACGGAGTCCGGCGCTGAATTGAACACCTATTTGATCAATGAACAAACCAAGATGATCACAGGCAATCGTTCTATAGATGAGTGGGATGCTATGGTTCAAGAATATTTGAAACGTGGTGGTTCGAAGATCATTGAAGAATATAACACGGTCATTAAGGAACGTGGATACACAGAGCATATTTGGAAGTAATGTTTAATGTATACAGGGAATATGCTGAGGCTCAGGCTTATCTCAGCATATTCTCATCATCTAAATAAAGGTTGTGAGAGCGATGGGAATGGCAAGGGTAGGCGTATGGCTAGATAAAGAGGCCATGGAGCATAGACATCAATACGGGGTTAA
The window above is part of the Paenibacillus lutimineralis genome. Proteins encoded here:
- a CDS encoding extracellular solute-binding protein; translated protein: MKFKKLTMLVVILLLVFMTACSSSKDNNAATNKNTSTAPGPDKVEEKYKITGATYIFGNPPPSGGRGQQMLNEKFNVDYFAEKIPSENFVEKITAMVAGGNMPDQISFRAANIELFNRWAKQQAFLPLNEYIQEFDYLKEIPDELWLPFTVGGKIYGIPTWSPVESQSFIVRKDWLDHLGLPVPTSYEELKQVAIAFTKNDPDGNSKNDTYGLAIGQDINPSYAMGPYWQNDTWYHKDADGNFIPGMISEGRKELIQFFADLYKEKALTSDFAVVNWADTNNEFYSSKAGVFLIAVRGMSQDYMDALQKIDPSAEFVVLEPFEATDGSKGLTAGPGYSRFLALNAKLADDPDKVRKMLEIHGFSRQYYPTSTTTSANEDFDWYYGNEGVGYKLDENNVRVPLTEPGSGTEPFLYFIDSTAWVGAEDDAEFPLAYTNSKLREATQQLVDINKSYKLYYPPSVGIISAAETESGAELNTYLINEQTKMITGNRSIDEWDAMVQEYLKRGGSKIIEEYNTVIKERGYTEHIWK